From one Plectropomus leopardus isolate mb chromosome 8, YSFRI_Pleo_2.0, whole genome shotgun sequence genomic stretch:
- the opn7b gene encoding LOW QUALITY PROTEIN: opsin 7, group member b (The sequence of the model RefSeq protein was modified relative to this genomic sequence to represent the inferred CDS: deleted 1 base in 1 codon) codes for MGNASETFLLTSRISKDNDFLMGTLYTIFGVLSMLGNGILLFVAYRKKSSLKPAEFFVVNLAISDLGMTTTLFPLAIPSAFTHMWLFNKTICTAYAFCGVLFGLCSLTNLTVLSCVCWLKVCCPNYGNKFSYCHACLLVAGVWCYAAVFAVGPLSGWGEYGAEPYGTACCINWHAPSQNSAAMSYIVCLFFFCYIVPCTVIFLSYTFILLTVRGSRQAVQQHMSPQNKITNAHALIIKLSVAVCIGFLTAWSPYAIVSMWAAFGNPTTVPPMAFALAAIFAKSSTLYNPVVYLVFKPNFRKSLCRDVAQCRRTLCGCLCQNSSVQKGTCRQSHHKEECNSTRLSNGLPENHGTCRHCPCPETVTGTRENCPEYSPQQTARILKGSTNSEVAVSQLSNELQSDFL; via the exons ATGGGAAATGCCTCTGAAACATTTCTGCTCACGTCCAGAATCTCTAAAGACAATGACTTTCTCATGGGAACTCTCTACACCATTTTTG GTGTGCTGTCG ATGTTGGGGAATGGGATTCTGCTGTTTGTGGCGTATAGAAAGAAGTCCTCCCTGAAGCCAGCAGAGTTCTTTGTGGTCAACCTGGCCATCAGTGACCTGGGCATGACCACAACCCTGTTCCCACTGGCTATCCCCTCAGCATTCACTCACAT GTGGCTGTTTAATAAGACGATCTGTACAGCATATGCCTTCTGTGGAGTTTTGTTTGGCCTGTGCAGTCTCACCAACCTTACAGTGCTCTCCTGCGTCTGCTGGCTCAAGGTCTGCTGCCCAAACTATG GTAACAAGTTCTCCTACTGCCATGCCTGCCTGCTGGTTGCTGGAGTATGGTGCTATGCTGCAGTTTTTGCTGTAGGTCCCCTCTCAGGCTGGGGGGAGTATGGAGCGGAGCCTTACGGTACAGCGTGCTGCATCAACTGGCATGCTCCCAGCCAAAACTCTGCAGCTATGAGCTACATCGTCtgcctgtttttcttctgctaCATTGTGCCCTGcactgtcatttttctgtccTATACGTTCATCCTGCTGACTGTGCGGGGCTCTCGCCAGGCTGTGCAACAGCACATGTCCCCGCAGAACAAGATCACCAATGCACATGCACTTATCATTAAG ctttcagtGGCAGTTTGCATCGGTTTCCTGACAGCGTGGAGTCCATATGCCATCGTCTCCATGTGGGCAGCATTTGGTAACCCAACAACTGTACCACCCATGGCTTTTGCTCTGGCAGCTATTTTTGCTAAGTCCTCCACCCTTTACAACCCTGTTGTCTATCTGGTGTTTAAGCCAAACTTCCGCAAGTCTCTTTGTCGGGATGTGGCCCAGTGCAGAAGGACACTCTGCGGATGTTTGTGTCAGAACAGCTCCGTACAGAAGGGAACTTGCAGGCAATCCCATCACAAAGAAGAGTGCAACTCTACCAGGTTGTCAAATGGGCTACCAGAGAACCATGGGACCTGCAGACACTGTCCTTGCCCTGAAACAGTCACTGGCACCAGAGAAAACTGTCCTGAATACAGCCCCCAGCAGACTGCTAGGATACTTAAAGGATCAACAAACAGTGAGGTGGCTGTCAGTCAGCTCTCCAATGAGTTGCAGAGTGACTTCCTTtag